In the Quadrisphaera sp. RL12-1S genome, one interval contains:
- a CDS encoding antibiotic biosynthesis monooxygenase family protein, which produces MSVVIINALDVPDGAGPEVERRFAARRHAVDGAEGFEGFQLLRPVAGESRYFVVTQWASREAFEAWRDGSARVAHSDGDGGPAPRRPVATGSALLEFEVVDL; this is translated from the coding sequence GTGTCCGTCGTCATCATCAACGCCCTCGACGTCCCCGACGGCGCCGGTCCCGAGGTGGAGCGGCGCTTCGCCGCGCGCCGGCACGCCGTGGACGGCGCCGAGGGCTTCGAGGGCTTCCAGCTGCTGCGCCCGGTGGCCGGGGAGAGCCGGTACTTCGTGGTGACGCAGTGGGCCAGCCGCGAGGCCTTCGAGGCCTGGCGCGACGGCAGCGCCCGGGTGGCCCACAGCGACGGCGACGGCGGACCCGCCCCGCGCCGCCCGGTGGCCACCGGCTCGGCGCTGCTGGAGTTCGAGGTGGTGGACCTGTGA
- a CDS encoding L-idonate 5-dehydrogenase: protein MRAVTTRAAGDLRVEELPTPAPGHGQVAVRIAYGGICGSDLHYYHRGGVGDFLVREPLVLGHEVSGTVEALGDGVTAGVDAPAVGTAVTVHPATPCGQCRQCRAGRPNTCPRTRYLGSAAHLPHVQGGFTDVLVVPAEQVVGLPEQLSAGHGLQRAALAEPLAVALHALHRAGDLDGRRVLVTGAGPIGALVAAAARHAGAAEVVVSDLVDEALQVALAVGATRVERADALSASLTSDGPLDVDVAIEASGAPPALTTCVEHVVRGGVVVQLGLLPPGSVPFPGNLTVTHEVDVRGAFRFTTEIHDAVALLADGLPVDAVLTQTYPVADARAAFDLAGDRTRASKVLLDLTA, encoded by the coding sequence GTGCGTGCTGTGACCACCCGCGCCGCGGGGGACCTGCGCGTCGAGGAGCTGCCCACCCCCGCCCCCGGCCACGGCCAGGTCGCGGTGCGCATCGCCTACGGCGGCATCTGCGGCTCCGACCTGCACTACTACCACCGCGGCGGGGTGGGCGACTTCCTCGTCCGGGAGCCCCTCGTGCTCGGCCACGAGGTCTCCGGCACCGTCGAGGCGCTCGGCGACGGCGTCACCGCGGGCGTGGACGCCCCGGCGGTCGGCACCGCGGTCACCGTGCACCCGGCCACCCCGTGCGGGCAGTGCCGCCAGTGCCGGGCGGGGCGCCCCAACACCTGCCCCCGCACCCGCTACCTCGGCAGCGCCGCGCACCTGCCGCACGTGCAGGGGGGCTTCACCGATGTGCTCGTGGTGCCCGCCGAGCAGGTGGTGGGCCTGCCCGAGCAGCTCTCCGCCGGTCACGGCCTGCAGCGCGCGGCGCTCGCGGAGCCGCTCGCGGTGGCTCTGCACGCGCTGCACCGCGCCGGCGACCTCGACGGCCGCCGGGTGCTGGTCACCGGCGCCGGCCCGATCGGCGCGCTCGTGGCCGCGGCGGCCCGGCACGCCGGCGCGGCCGAGGTGGTGGTCAGCGACCTGGTCGACGAGGCCCTGCAGGTCGCACTCGCCGTCGGGGCGACCCGGGTGGAGAGGGCCGACGCGCTGTCGGCCTCGCTGACCAGCGACGGGCCGCTCGACGTCGACGTCGCCATCGAGGCCTCGGGCGCCCCTCCGGCGCTCACCACCTGCGTCGAGCACGTCGTGCGCGGCGGGGTGGTGGTGCAGCTGGGGCTCCTGCCGCCCGGGTCCGTGCCCTTCCCCGGCAACCTCACCGTGACCCACGAGGTGGACGTGCGCGGCGCGTTCCGCTTCACCACGGAGATCCACGACGCCGTCGCGCTCCTGGCGGACGGACTCCCCGTCGACGCCGTGCTCACGCAGACCTACCCCGTGGCCGACGCCAGGGCGGCGTTCGACCTCGCCGGGGACCGGACGCGCGCCAGCAAGGTGCTGCTCGACCTCACCGCCTGA
- a CDS encoding SDR family oxidoreductase: protein MTSHPLFDISGTTALVTGSSRGIGLALAHGLLEAGCTVVLNARDPQRLEAAREQLETSEAGRRAADAGGRVLAVPFDGTDAGAVREGVARVEEEAGPIGVLVNNTGMQHRQPLLEFPDEKWHQLLATNLTSAFFVGREVARRMAPRGRGKIINIASLQSEVTRPGITPYAATKGGLKMLTKGMCADLAPSGICVNAIGPGYFDTELTQALVADEQFSAWVRGRTPAGRWGDVRDLVGALLFLASPASDFVNGQVVYVDGGMTCVL, encoded by the coding sequence ATGACGTCCCACCCCCTGTTCGACATCTCCGGCACCACGGCGCTGGTCACCGGCTCCAGCCGGGGCATCGGCCTCGCGCTGGCCCACGGCCTGCTCGAGGCCGGGTGCACCGTGGTGCTCAACGCCCGCGACCCGCAGCGCCTGGAGGCCGCGCGCGAGCAGCTCGAGACCTCCGAGGCGGGCCGCCGGGCCGCCGACGCGGGCGGTCGCGTGCTGGCCGTGCCGTTCGACGGCACCGACGCCGGTGCCGTCCGCGAGGGCGTGGCCCGGGTGGAGGAGGAGGCCGGCCCGATCGGCGTCCTGGTCAACAACACGGGGATGCAGCACCGCCAGCCGCTGCTGGAGTTCCCGGACGAGAAGTGGCACCAGCTGCTGGCCACCAACCTCACCAGCGCCTTCTTCGTGGGGCGCGAGGTGGCCCGGCGCATGGCGCCGCGCGGCCGGGGCAAGATCATCAACATCGCCTCGCTGCAGTCGGAGGTGACGCGCCCCGGCATCACGCCGTACGCCGCCACCAAGGGCGGCCTGAAGATGCTCACCAAGGGCATGTGCGCCGACCTCGCCCCCTCCGGCATCTGCGTCAACGCCATCGGGCCGGGCTACTTCGACACCGAGCTGACGCAGGCCCTGGTGGCGGACGAGCAGTTCAGCGCCTGGGTGCGCGGACGCACGCCCGCCGGCCGGTGGGGCGACGTGAGGGACCTCGTGGGGGCCCTGCTGTTCCTGGCCAGCCCCGCCTCCGACTTCGTCAACGGCCAGGTCGTCTACGTGGACGGAGGCATGACGTGCGTGCTGTGA
- a CDS encoding DUF6518 family protein, with translation MRGVAGVLTPSADAVVLPELSRAATARTAAVTGLVAGVVSFAAYDALPAPWDRLGGSAGLWCLLTWWAGRRVRPPSLPWAALAGLVTQLCLLAGFYGALVVLAGRGEDPRRVLAWAVLALLAGPLFGALGTLRWVRGWPASASAALAGAAVALEPLVGVAESTGPADEDLWWCAAATVTGLVVAAAGAPRGRWLQAVALAVVVVAVGAGAVAVLAGRQLGLL, from the coding sequence GTGAGGGGCGTCGCCGGGGTGCTCACGCCCAGCGCCGACGCCGTCGTCCTCCCCGAGCTGTCCCGGGCGGCGACCGCGCGGACCGCCGCGGTGACCGGGCTGGTGGCGGGGGTGGTCAGCTTCGCCGCCTACGACGCGCTGCCGGCCCCGTGGGACCGGCTCGGCGGCTCCGCCGGTCTGTGGTGCCTGCTCACCTGGTGGGCGGGCCGACGCGTCCGGCCGCCGTCGCTGCCCTGGGCAGCGCTGGCCGGGCTGGTCACCCAGCTGTGCCTGCTGGCCGGCTTCTACGGAGCGCTCGTGGTGCTCGCGGGACGCGGTGAGGACCCCCGTCGCGTGCTGGCCTGGGCGGTGCTGGCGCTCCTCGCCGGGCCCCTGTTCGGCGCGCTCGGGACCCTCCGCTGGGTCCGCGGCTGGCCGGCGTCGGCCTCGGCGGCGCTCGCGGGGGCTGCCGTGGCCCTGGAGCCGCTGGTCGGCGTGGCTGAGAGCACCGGCCCGGCCGACGAGGACCTGTGGTGGTGCGCCGCGGCCACGGTGACGGGGCTCGTGGTGGCCGCCGCCGGCGCACCGCGGGGCCGGTGGCTGCAGGCCGTGGCGCTCGCCGTCGTGGTGGTGGCCGTGGGCGCTGGCGCCGTGGCGGTCCTGGCCGGCCGGCAGCTCGGCCTGCTGTGA
- a CDS encoding RNA polymerase sigma factor gives MTEDEFGQLFADHYGAVLGYGLRRVDAATAHDVAAEVFVVAWRRLAAPPEHPRGWLLAVARRVLANELRRRQRLDRLHQRLADAQGDPPVVVGAPADDRLAEALARLSAPDREVLRLVGWEELDAGEAAEVLGCSRAAFRVRLHRARRRLEAQLRDPAPGAPGPGTGPPRALATPRHPVQQRSPR, from the coding sequence GTGACCGAGGACGAGTTCGGCCAGCTCTTCGCCGACCACTACGGCGCGGTGCTCGGCTACGGCCTGCGCCGGGTCGACGCGGCGACCGCGCACGACGTGGCCGCCGAGGTCTTCGTCGTCGCCTGGCGCCGGCTCGCCGCACCGCCCGAGCACCCGCGGGGGTGGCTGCTCGCGGTCGCCCGGCGCGTGCTGGCCAACGAGCTGCGGCGGCGCCAGCGCCTGGACCGGCTGCACCAGCGCCTCGCCGACGCGCAGGGCGACCCGCCGGTCGTGGTCGGCGCGCCCGCGGACGACCGGCTCGCCGAAGCCCTCGCCCGGCTCAGCGCGCCGGACCGCGAGGTGCTGCGCCTCGTCGGCTGGGAGGAGCTGGACGCCGGGGAGGCCGCCGAGGTGCTCGGCTGCTCCCGCGCCGCGTTCCGGGTACGGCTCCACCGGGCCCGGCGCCGTCTGGAGGCGCAGCTGCGCGACCCCGCCCCCGGCGCACCTGGCCCGGGGACCGGACCTCCCCGGGCCCTGGCCACCCCTCGCCACCCCGTCCAGCAGAGGAGCCCGAGATGA
- a CDS encoding sugar-binding domain-containing protein, whose product MARGTDDELQREHLLQLVARRYWLEGRTQQEVADELSFSRVSVSRLLDEGRRRGVVRITVGEPVDRDRELERLLTALLRRRGGGRALRTCRVVQSLGRSQQADQRLAGREAARVLAGVLEPASRFGIASSRTMAPVLGFTALLPRPAVVVELLGSGRPGRRGGGGAGVGAEAAHLLGARHVDVPTPFVHRTAERAAVARRRHVVQEALEVGCRADVALFGAGSLQRFDGTGAHAPVAAQALAEAAQDGAVGHLLGFFVDRAGRHVPTGVDALRVGIGLDQLRGVPRRVLLARGPERAAVIGGAVAAGLVTDLVTDTAAAAAVLAAAARP is encoded by the coding sequence GTGGCGAGGGGCACCGACGACGAGCTGCAGCGGGAGCACCTGCTGCAGCTCGTCGCGCGCCGGTACTGGCTGGAGGGGCGCACGCAGCAGGAGGTCGCCGACGAGCTCTCCTTCAGCCGGGTCAGCGTCTCGCGCCTGCTCGACGAGGGCCGGCGCCGCGGGGTGGTGCGCATCACCGTCGGCGAGCCCGTCGACCGCGACCGCGAGCTGGAGCGCCTCCTGACCGCCCTGCTGCGCCGTCGGGGTGGCGGCCGCGCGCTGCGCACGTGCCGCGTGGTGCAGTCGCTCGGGCGCTCCCAGCAGGCCGACCAGCGCCTGGCGGGACGCGAGGCGGCCCGCGTGCTGGCGGGGGTGCTGGAGCCGGCGAGCCGGTTCGGCATCGCGTCGAGCCGCACGATGGCGCCCGTCCTGGGCTTCACCGCGCTGCTGCCCCGCCCCGCGGTGGTGGTCGAGCTGCTCGGGTCGGGCAGGCCCGGGCGCCGCGGTGGCGGGGGAGCGGGGGTGGGGGCGGAGGCCGCCCACCTGCTGGGAGCCCGGCACGTCGACGTGCCGACGCCCTTCGTCCACCGCACCGCGGAGCGGGCCGCGGTGGCGCGCCGCCGCCACGTCGTCCAGGAGGCGCTCGAGGTGGGCTGCCGCGCTGACGTCGCGCTCTTCGGGGCCGGGTCCCTGCAGCGCTTCGACGGCACCGGGGCGCACGCCCCCGTGGCCGCCCAGGCCCTGGCCGAGGCGGCGCAGGACGGGGCCGTCGGTCACCTGCTGGGCTTCTTCGTGGACCGCGCCGGCCGTCACGTGCCCACCGGCGTGGACGCGCTGCGCGTGGGGATCGGGCTGGACCAGCTGCGCGGGGTGCCCCGCCGGGTGCTGCTGGCGCGCGGCCCGGAGCGGGCCGCCGTCATCGGGGGCGCGGTGGCCGCCGGCCTCGTGACGGACCTGGTCACGGACACCGCGGCGGCGGCGGCCGTGCTGGCCGCCGCCGCCCGGCCCTGA
- a CDS encoding NAD(P)-dependent oxidoreductase, whose product MAKDADRLRAHQASHRWAPRWPLRPLAGQRVLVLGLGGIGRELARMLGALGVEVVGTRRSTGSVPEGVARVVQDDDGDAVEAELAGADAVVSCLPGTGSTRGWLDARRLALLPPHAVVVNVGRGTVVDTGALLAALEAGALRGAVLDVTDPEPLPADHPLWDRTDVVISPHTAALAVDEDDSIVALFADNLVRHLRGEPLLNTVSADRGY is encoded by the coding sequence ATGGCCAAGGACGCCGACCGGCTCCGCGCCCACCAGGCCTCCCACCGCTGGGCGCCGCGCTGGCCGCTGCGTCCGCTCGCGGGCCAGCGGGTGCTGGTGCTCGGGCTGGGAGGCATCGGCCGCGAGCTCGCCCGGATGCTCGGCGCGCTCGGGGTGGAGGTGGTGGGCACCCGCCGCTCGACCGGAAGCGTGCCCGAGGGCGTGGCGCGGGTGGTGCAGGACGACGACGGCGACGCGGTCGAGGCCGAGCTGGCCGGGGCCGACGCCGTGGTCTCGTGCCTGCCGGGCACGGGGAGCACCCGCGGCTGGCTCGACGCGCGCCGCCTGGCGCTGCTGCCGCCGCACGCCGTGGTGGTCAACGTGGGCCGCGGCACCGTGGTCGACACCGGCGCGCTGCTCGCGGCGCTCGAGGCCGGCGCCCTGCGCGGCGCGGTCCTGGACGTCACCGACCCGGAGCCGCTGCCTGCGGACCACCCCCTGTGGGACCGCACGGACGTGGTGATCAGCCCGCACACCGCCGCCCTCGCCGTCGACGAGGACGACTCGATCGTCGCGCTGTTCGCCGACAACCTCGTCCGCCACCTGCGCGGCGAGCCGCTGCTCAACACCGTCTCGGCCGACCGCGGCTACTGA
- a CDS encoding cell wall-binding repeat-containing protein, with translation MQVFPEPPSDPRPRSTRLTVVVLAGALCAVAAGAVLSAPPAHSAVLADVSAAQAPAQKAAIAAIQQGTDAERTAKGLDALHRDAALDAVAQKWSDRMAAKADGGAGSSALVHSPAEPAYDYTRTMPGGWRGAAENIAYNSGSGPQMQQMWMDSAGHRANIDNGAFDTVGYGISYDRAGRMWGTVVFGDYYAGPWAGTATPSSSPSSSPSSSPAATPAPAVPTRVVKGEDRYRTGAALAAEVASAPTTAVVVSGEKLVDSVPAAPLARKLGGPLLLTTTGGLSPAAADLLRATPSIRSVVVVGGEASVSPAVVADLQALGLTVTRVAGADRYGTALAVAARPELAGSSVAYVARGSGSLADAVAVGGTAAALGAPVLLAPPRAADVTTALAAATSGRTVVVVGGTTSVPADVATALGADERLAGNDRYGTAAAVADHAVARGVATKRVLVASGDDARLADALVSGAAGQVVLLVRPSGWGTATTAWLTGHGVGEALVVGGATPTR, from the coding sequence GTGCAGGTCTTCCCCGAGCCCCCGTCGGACCCCCGGCCCCGGTCCACGCGCCTGACGGTGGTGGTGCTGGCCGGTGCGCTGTGCGCCGTGGCCGCAGGGGCCGTCCTGTCCGCGCCGCCCGCGCACTCGGCGGTGCTGGCGGACGTCAGCGCTGCGCAGGCACCGGCCCAGAAGGCGGCCATCGCCGCGATCCAGCAGGGCACCGACGCCGAGCGCACTGCGAAGGGCCTGGACGCCCTGCACCGCGACGCGGCGCTGGACGCGGTGGCGCAGAAGTGGTCGGACCGGATGGCCGCCAAGGCCGACGGCGGTGCGGGCAGCTCCGCGCTGGTCCACTCCCCCGCTGAGCCCGCCTACGACTACACCAGGACGATGCCCGGGGGGTGGCGCGGCGCCGCGGAGAACATCGCCTACAACTCCGGCTCGGGCCCGCAGATGCAGCAGATGTGGATGGACTCCGCCGGCCACCGCGCCAACATCGACAACGGCGCCTTCGACACGGTCGGCTACGGCATCTCCTACGACCGCGCCGGCCGCATGTGGGGCACCGTGGTCTTCGGCGACTACTACGCCGGCCCGTGGGCGGGCACCGCCACGCCGTCGTCGTCCCCGTCCTCCTCCCCCTCGTCCTCCCCTGCGGCGACGCCGGCTCCGGCGGTGCCCACGCGGGTGGTCAAGGGCGAGGACCGCTACCGCACCGGCGCCGCTCTGGCCGCGGAGGTGGCCAGCGCGCCGACGACCGCGGTGGTCGTGTCCGGGGAGAAGCTGGTGGACAGCGTGCCGGCGGCGCCGCTGGCCCGGAAGCTCGGCGGCCCCCTGCTGCTCACCACCACCGGTGGGCTGTCACCGGCCGCGGCGGACCTGCTGCGGGCCACGCCGTCCATCCGCTCGGTGGTGGTGGTCGGCGGGGAGGCCAGCGTCTCCCCGGCCGTGGTGGCGGACCTGCAGGCGCTCGGGCTGACCGTGACCCGCGTGGCCGGCGCCGACCGCTACGGCACGGCCCTGGCCGTGGCCGCCCGGCCGGAGCTCGCCGGCAGCTCGGTGGCGTACGTGGCGCGCGGCAGCGGGTCGCTGGCCGACGCCGTGGCGGTGGGCGGCACCGCCGCGGCTCTCGGCGCGCCCGTGCTGCTGGCCCCGCCGCGCGCCGCGGACGTGACCACGGCCCTGGCGGCCGCGACCAGCGGGCGCACCGTGGTGGTGGTCGGCGGGACCACCTCGGTGCCCGCCGACGTGGCCACGGCCCTCGGCGCCGACGAGCGGCTCGCCGGGAACGACCGCTACGGCACCGCCGCCGCCGTGGCCGACCACGCGGTGGCCCGGGGCGTCGCCACGAAGCGCGTGCTGGTGGCCTCCGGTGACGACGCGCGCCTGGCCGACGCGCTGGTCTCCGGCGCCGCCGGCCAGGTGGTGCTGCTGGTCCGCCCCAGCGGCTGGGGCACCGCGACCACCGCCTGGCTCACCGGGCACGGTGTGGGCGAGGCGCTCGTGGTGGGCGGCGCGACCCCCACCCGCTGA
- a CDS encoding VOC family protein: protein MSTGAAAPAVVLHHVCLVVADLERTRSFYVDVLGCEEEVRPTDFVFRGAYFRLGLAEIHVVQEHREGRLAENSPHWEPDELRTGLVNHLALLVDSIPPYVQRLRERGQERVGGYRVRDDYVEQVYIADPDGNVIELLQQHDEASGRRRRQEIFDDGTAVPVAPGYPVVDPRVKHGCC from the coding sequence ATGAGCACCGGTGCCGCAGCCCCCGCCGTCGTCCTGCACCACGTGTGCCTGGTGGTGGCCGACCTCGAGCGCACCCGCTCCTTCTACGTGGACGTGCTGGGCTGCGAGGAGGAGGTCCGGCCCACCGACTTCGTCTTCCGCGGCGCCTACTTCCGCCTCGGCCTGGCCGAGATCCACGTCGTGCAGGAGCACCGCGAGGGCCGGCTGGCCGAGAACTCCCCGCACTGGGAGCCCGACGAGCTGCGCACGGGCCTCGTCAACCACCTCGCGCTCCTGGTCGACTCGATCCCGCCGTACGTCCAGCGCCTGCGCGAGCGCGGCCAGGAGCGCGTGGGCGGGTACCGCGTGCGGGACGACTACGTGGAGCAGGTCTACATCGCCGACCCGGACGGCAACGTCATCGAGCTGCTGCAGCAGCACGACGAGGCGAGCGGGCGCCGACGCCGCCAGGAGATCTTCGACGACGGCACCGCGGTCCCCGTGGCCCCCGGCTACCCGGTGGTCGACCCGCGGGTGAAGCACGGCTGCTGCTGA
- a CDS encoding GntP family permease, which produces MSFTTALLAVAASVAVLLVLIVRWKVHPFVAMAGVAVVLGLACGIPLVSGTTGGKTTDGLVAVLLTAMGKSVPHVLVLVGFGCIIGEIISRSGGGELLGRKLVEITGGRRAVLAVCLAGLLVGSTIFFDTAVILLAPVVIAVARQVHRNAAVLAVPMAVAVLAVHSVIPPHPGAVAVASALGADDGLLIAFGLATMLPGAALGCWCAYRTASRLEARGLLISPDDEDDPESSGAAAPRPGGSGGSGGSGATTALRPAPSLTTTDRPPATRQVPHLLGRLVVVLVLPVVLILVATLASVLWDSSALGVLHVLQFLGTAEVALPLTTVVAWLVLTPREQRRVTGMSEVGRVGLRPVGEIVLSTGGGIALGGVIAAAGVGPALVHGLQSAGLPLVAFGFLLSVLLRASLGTTTAAVTTVATLLAGSVDVSSMGAAHVALLAVGVCAGGVCLSHVNDAGFWVLSRYFTISEMTMLRTWTVGVTIMGVVCMALTTVLWFTVPMTA; this is translated from the coding sequence ATGTCGTTCACCACCGCACTGCTGGCCGTCGCCGCCAGCGTGGCCGTCCTGCTCGTGCTCATCGTCCGGTGGAAGGTGCATCCGTTCGTGGCGATGGCCGGTGTCGCCGTCGTCCTCGGACTCGCGTGCGGGATCCCCCTGGTCAGCGGCACCACGGGCGGGAAGACCACGGACGGCCTGGTGGCCGTGCTGCTCACGGCGATGGGCAAGAGCGTTCCCCACGTGCTCGTCCTCGTCGGGTTCGGCTGCATCATCGGTGAGATCATCTCCCGGTCCGGGGGCGGCGAGCTGCTCGGCCGCAAGCTCGTGGAGATCACCGGAGGCCGGCGCGCCGTGCTGGCCGTGTGCCTGGCCGGCCTGCTGGTGGGCAGCACGATCTTCTTCGACACCGCCGTCATCCTGCTGGCCCCGGTGGTCATCGCGGTGGCCCGCCAGGTGCACCGCAACGCCGCCGTGCTGGCGGTGCCGATGGCCGTCGCCGTGCTGGCGGTGCACTCCGTCATCCCGCCGCACCCGGGCGCCGTGGCCGTGGCCAGCGCCCTCGGGGCCGACGACGGGCTGCTCATCGCGTTCGGCCTGGCCACGATGCTGCCCGGCGCTGCGCTCGGCTGCTGGTGCGCCTACCGCACCGCCAGCCGCCTGGAGGCGCGCGGGCTGCTCATCAGCCCTGACGACGAGGACGACCCGGAGAGCTCCGGCGCCGCCGCGCCCCGCCCCGGTGGCTCCGGTGGCTCCGGTGGCTCCGGTGCCACCACCGCCCTCCGCCCGGCGCCGTCCCTCACCACGACCGACCGCCCGCCGGCCACGCGGCAGGTGCCGCACCTGCTGGGGCGTCTCGTCGTCGTCCTCGTGCTCCCCGTGGTCCTCATCCTCGTTGCGACCCTCGCCTCCGTGCTGTGGGACTCCTCGGCGCTCGGGGTGCTCCACGTGCTGCAGTTCCTCGGCACCGCCGAGGTGGCGCTCCCGCTGACCACCGTGGTGGCGTGGCTGGTGCTGACCCCCCGCGAGCAGCGCCGCGTCACGGGCATGTCCGAGGTGGGACGGGTGGGCCTGCGCCCGGTCGGCGAGATCGTGCTGTCCACCGGTGGTGGCATCGCCCTCGGCGGCGTCATCGCCGCGGCGGGCGTCGGCCCGGCGCTGGTGCACGGCCTGCAGTCTGCGGGGCTGCCGCTGGTGGCGTTCGGCTTCCTGCTGTCGGTGCTCCTGCGGGCCTCGCTGGGGACGACGACGGCGGCCGTCACCACCGTGGCGACGCTGCTCGCGGGCTCCGTGGACGTCAGCTCGATGGGGGCGGCGCACGTGGCGCTGCTCGCCGTGGGCGTCTGCGCGGGCGGGGTGTGCCTCTCGCACGTCAACGACGCCGGCTTCTGGGTCCTCTCGCGCTACTTCACCATCAGCGAGATGACGATGCTGCGCACCTGGACCGTCGGCGTGACGATCATGGGTGTGGTCTGCATGGCGCTGACCACGGTGCTGTGGTTCACCGTGCCCATGACGGCCTGA